Proteins co-encoded in one Arachis hypogaea cultivar Tifrunner chromosome 13, arahy.Tifrunner.gnm2.J5K5, whole genome shotgun sequence genomic window:
- the LOC112735743 gene encoding alkane hydroxylase MAH1-like: MDSLEFIAIVAAILSFFFIHTWRSNRNSPVTNWPFFGMLPGVLCNLSDIHDQTTTTLKQCGGTFLFKGPCLTNLNFLITSDPMNVHHITSKNFDNYIKGSEFYEIFEILGDGIFNTDSHKWKHNRNILHSLFRQNSFESLVVKTIHKKLESCLVPLLNNTSELGTVVDLQDIFQRFSFDNICSIVLGFDPNSLPNKLKEFPEVAFEKAFNKMEDTMFYRHIVPRFLWKLQKRLQIGQEKSYSECEKIIDQFLHQCISSTFQEQSKVTCTKDDDEPNFNMLKAIVEESEMEKIDRKFLRDNAISLLLAGRDTISSGLSWFFWLVSTHPVVEAKILEEIRANFITNEENWVITSRLENLNKLVYLHGALCEALRLFPPVPFEHKSAVKSDILPSGHRVNANSMVIYSLYSMGRMEQIWGEDCLEFKPERWISEKGSIIHIPSYKFIAFQAGPRSCLGKNISFIQMKIIAITLLWNFQLEVVEGHNNVCPSVSVVLHMKHGLKVKVTKRGIN, translated from the coding sequence atgGACTCCTTAGAGTTTATTGCTATTGTTGCTGCCAttctctcattcttctttatcCATACTTGGAGGTCTAATAGAAATAGCCCCGTTACTAATTGGCCCTTCTTTGGTATGCTACCAGGGGTTTTATGTAATCTTTCTGATATCCATGATCAAACAACAACCACTTTGAAGCAATGTGGAGGTACTTTTTTGTTCAAAGGTCCCTGCCTCACAAATCTCAACTTTCTCATCACCAGTGATCCTATGAATGTGCACCACATTACTAGCAAGAACTTTGACAACTACATCAAAGGCTCTGAGTTCTATGAGATTTTTGAAATACTTGGAGATGGCATCTTTAACACTGATTCCCACAAATGGAAGCATAATAGGAACATACTACATTCATTGTTCAGACAAAACTCGTTTGAGAGTTTAGTTGTGAAAACCATTCACAAGAAGCTTGAGAGTTGCTTAGTTCCACTTCTCAATAATACATCGGAACTAGGAACTGTTGTGGACTTGCAAGACATCTTTCAGAGATTCAGTTTTGACAACATCTGCTCCATAGTGTTGGGATTTGATCCTAACTCCCTTCCTAACAAGCTCAAAGAGTTCCCGGAAGTTGCATTCGAGAAAGCTTTCAACAAGATGGAGGATACAATGTTCTACCGACACATTGTCCCAAGATTTTTGTGGAAGCTTCAAAAACGGCTCCAAATTGGACAAGAGAAGAGCTATAGTGAATGTGAAAAAATAATTGACCAATTCTTGCATCAATGTATATCATCCACTTTCCAAGAGCAAAGTAAAGTCACCTGCACCAAAGATGATGATGAACCAAATTTTAACATGCTCAAAGCTATTGTGGAGGAAAGTGAAATGGAAAAAATAGATCGCAAGTTTTTAAGAGACAATGCTATTAGTCTCTTATTAGCAGGAAGGGATACAATTAGTTCAGGTCTCAGTTGGTTTTTCTGGCTAGTTTCAACCCACCCTGTTGTTGAAGCCAAGATCCTTGAAGAAATCAGAGCAAACTTCATAACCAATGAAGAAAATTGGGTCATCACTTCAAGGTTAGAAAATCTTAACAAGCTAGTTTACCTGCATGGAGCTTTGTGTGAAGCATTGAGACTTTTCCCTCCGGTTCCTTTCGAGCACAAATCTGCAGTTAAATCTGATATACTCCCCAGTGGGCATCGTGTTAATGCAAATAGTATGGTGATTTACTCTCTATACTCAATGGGAAGAATGGAACAAATATGGGGAGAAGATTGCTTGGAGTTTAAGCCAGAAAGGTGGATTTCTGAAAAGGGAAGCATCATACACATACCATCTTACAAGTTCATAGCTTTTCAAGCAGGCCCAAGAAGTTGTTTGGGTAAAAATATAAGCTTTATTCAGATGAAAATAATCGCCATTACTTTGCTGTGGAATTTTCAATTGGAGGTGGTGGAAGGGCATAATAATGTGTGCCCAAGTGTATCTGTTGTGCTTCACATGAAGCATGGCTTGAAGGTCAAGGTTACTAAAAGAGGTATTAATTAG